In Pseudoalteromonas shioyasakiensis, one DNA window encodes the following:
- a CDS encoding ATP-binding protein yields the protein MTAICSRNRPFILFLDDMQWADLASLELITSLFDNSKLHYLLIIQAFRDNEVDSQHPFTKCITEIKEKNIPINQAFLNNLPQGVINTLISDTINTPEIDCLPLSELIYKKTLGNPFFVLQFTTELYEKGLLYHNLEEDRWYWDKNTILAENITDNVVDFMAEKINELPNLACDLLKYAASVSNTFDTNMLVALSDNQYTAKQIINNLIPAIDRELILTPQSISHVISSQVAVNENVQLKFLHYRVQQAAYSLIPENERQQVHINIARLLYQYALNNNILEKSLFDLANQFNKAIELICSPLEIKQVIEINYLAAKKAFESAAYSSSYNYLSFAKRLLKNEHFKVNYSVTFETLLLLCKVNCILNKYDESDELYSMLLKYKHTSLDHARVLLVKMDDFHQQGLYQEALDTQYLALKILNLTPPSELDNLDAQIVNEITLIDTYLGQHSIDSLYDSNDLEDEQILLLLDILTSLWITSYLLSDENVVQWASVKMCSLCLEHGKCEQSAFAYVLYGFVCVNRLNEFKKADEFGKVALKIADNYPNLALRGKVYFMYGLTICHWSNHLSFSTKSFRQSYQFSCQAGDWTYASYAAVNIISNLIIEGLPCTDVLSEANKYLSFLKEKNEESTKSFFIPGAYVPLLHLMGRCDSHNSFDCDVFNEQEHQLYAKDSPIIQAWYYYAKIRALYLIGRYDEALAIIEHIYIIPMGVPGQIKTPEAYFYSCLVLLAKPETYLDSSKYQDMFKHMFARLKTWSDCCADNFLHKVKLIEAELASLNKQPFYEVFALYHQSIELAKAADYKLIEAQANELLANYLVKQSKLEYVMHHQQNSQTIYNHLSVNVKAANSSLTNDEVPVLSTNSPIEVSTSSIALNSMMQAANLLSEEMVIDKLMNKLIAIVMEFSGASKVALLLKKNSKWWVENIGILNEPNYQFKPSSYAKSTDIPASIIRYVIRTQSMALIGNVSVDSVFANDPYIEKHQPKSILCLPLIYKNRINSIVYLENELTTDAFGQNHLDMLNLLIGQMAISIENSVLYSQMEEKVVARTNDLEESLKQLKQTQNHLVESEKMASLGRLVAGVAHELNTPLGVSVTASSNLLELIEQLRVAFEAQTLTRKDFVSSIANINEAGSIVYRNLNRAAELVANFKLVAVDTSNDEEREINLKDYLTDLISSLSPALKKGHHSIQIDCSDDLVIKVDPGVIAHIFTNLILNSLIHAFEDTQEGEITITAELEGSKLRVDFQDNGKGMTKEVQSKIFEPFHTTKRGAGGSGLGMNIVYNLIVQKLKGTISCHSEVGNGTKFTILSNL from the coding sequence ATGACTGCAATTTGCAGTAGAAACCGCCCTTTCATTTTATTTTTAGATGATATGCAATGGGCCGACTTAGCATCTTTAGAGTTAATAACATCTTTATTTGATAATTCAAAGTTACATTATTTATTAATAATCCAAGCATTTCGCGATAATGAGGTTGATAGCCAACACCCATTCACTAAATGTATCACTGAAATTAAAGAAAAAAACATACCTATAAATCAGGCTTTTTTAAATAACTTACCGCAAGGTGTAATAAACACGCTAATCAGTGACACCATAAATACTCCTGAAATAGACTGTCTTCCTTTAAGTGAACTCATATACAAGAAGACATTAGGAAATCCGTTTTTCGTTCTACAATTTACGACAGAGCTGTATGAAAAAGGTCTTCTATATCACAACCTAGAAGAGGATCGTTGGTACTGGGATAAAAATACTATTTTGGCAGAAAACATAACCGATAATGTTGTTGATTTTATGGCAGAAAAAATCAATGAGCTACCAAACCTAGCCTGTGACTTACTTAAATATGCTGCAAGTGTGAGTAATACATTCGACACTAATATGTTGGTAGCGCTTTCTGATAATCAATACACAGCCAAGCAGATAATTAATAATTTGATCCCTGCTATTGATAGAGAACTTATATTAACTCCGCAATCCATTTCACATGTCATTTCTTCACAAGTTGCAGTTAATGAAAATGTGCAATTAAAATTTTTACATTACCGTGTACAGCAAGCCGCCTACTCACTCATTCCTGAAAATGAGCGGCAGCAAGTTCACATTAATATTGCCAGACTGCTTTATCAGTATGCACTTAACAATAACATCCTAGAAAAAAGTTTATTTGATCTAGCAAACCAATTTAATAAAGCAATAGAGCTTATATGTAGCCCACTTGAAATAAAGCAAGTTATTGAAATTAATTATTTAGCCGCAAAAAAAGCATTTGAGTCGGCTGCTTATAGTTCTTCTTATAATTATCTTAGCTTTGCTAAGAGGTTATTAAAGAACGAACATTTTAAAGTTAATTACAGTGTAACTTTTGAGACCTTACTGTTGTTATGTAAAGTGAATTGTATTTTAAATAAATATGATGAATCCGATGAGCTTTATAGCATGTTACTAAAATATAAACATACATCTTTAGATCATGCCCGGGTACTACTGGTGAAAATGGATGATTTCCACCAACAGGGACTCTATCAAGAGGCACTAGATACACAATATCTAGCGTTAAAAATATTAAATCTCACTCCGCCTTCTGAGTTAGATAATTTAGATGCTCAAATCGTTAACGAGATTACGCTCATTGATACATACCTTGGACAGCATTCTATTGATAGTCTCTATGATTCTAATGACTTAGAAGATGAACAAATTTTATTATTACTCGATATTCTGACCAGCCTTTGGATCACCTCATATTTATTATCTGATGAGAATGTTGTGCAATGGGCATCAGTAAAAATGTGTAGCCTTTGCCTTGAACATGGTAAGTGCGAACAATCTGCCTTTGCTTATGTTCTTTATGGTTTTGTTTGTGTTAATAGGCTAAATGAGTTCAAAAAAGCGGATGAATTTGGCAAAGTTGCCCTAAAAATTGCTGATAACTACCCAAACCTAGCGTTACGCGGCAAAGTCTACTTTATGTATGGCTTAACGATTTGTCATTGGAGTAATCACCTTTCCTTTTCTACCAAAAGCTTTCGGCAAAGCTATCAATTCAGTTGTCAGGCCGGTGATTGGACATACGCAAGCTACGCAGCAGTTAATATTATTTCAAACTTAATAATAGAAGGCCTGCCCTGCACTGATGTTTTATCTGAGGCCAATAAGTACTTAAGTTTTTTAAAAGAAAAAAATGAAGAATCAACTAAAAGCTTTTTCATACCTGGTGCATATGTACCATTACTGCACTTAATGGGTAGATGTGATAGCCATAATAGCTTTGACTGCGATGTTTTTAATGAACAGGAACACCAACTTTATGCTAAAGACTCACCAATTATTCAAGCTTGGTATTACTATGCAAAAATTAGAGCGCTCTATTTAATTGGTCGATACGACGAAGCTCTAGCTATTATTGAGCATATTTATATCATCCCAATGGGTGTACCAGGACAAATTAAAACACCTGAAGCCTATTTTTATTCGTGTTTAGTTCTGCTTGCTAAACCAGAAACTTATTTAGATTCTAGTAAATATCAGGACATGTTTAAGCACATGTTTGCGCGCTTGAAAACGTGGAGTGACTGTTGTGCAGATAACTTCCTCCATAAGGTAAAATTGATAGAGGCTGAATTAGCAAGTTTGAATAAACAACCTTTCTATGAGGTATTTGCTCTTTATCATCAATCAATCGAGCTTGCTAAAGCTGCCGATTACAAACTGATTGAGGCACAAGCCAATGAGTTACTCGCAAATTACCTAGTTAAGCAAAGTAAACTTGAATATGTCATGCACCATCAGCAAAACTCTCAGACTATTTATAATCATTTATCAGTCAATGTTAAAGCAGCAAACTCATCATTAACAAACGATGAGGTCCCTGTGTTATCCACTAATTCACCTATAGAAGTTTCGACTAGTTCAATTGCGCTTAATTCCATGATGCAGGCAGCTAATTTACTTTCAGAAGAAATGGTTATAGATAAATTAATGAATAAATTAATTGCCATTGTTATGGAGTTTTCTGGTGCCTCAAAAGTTGCATTGTTACTTAAGAAAAATTCAAAATGGTGGGTTGAAAATATTGGTATTTTGAATGAGCCAAATTACCAATTTAAACCTTCGTCTTACGCTAAATCCACTGATATTCCTGCCAGTATTATCCGTTATGTGATTCGAACACAAAGTATGGCTTTAATTGGTAATGTGTCTGTCGATTCAGTTTTCGCCAACGACCCTTACATTGAGAAGCATCAACCAAAATCTATTTTATGCTTACCACTAATCTACAAGAATCGAATTAATAGTATTGTCTATTTAGAGAATGAACTCACTACTGATGCCTTTGGCCAAAACCATTTAGATATGCTCAATTTATTGATTGGCCAAATGGCAATATCAATCGAAAATTCAGTTCTTTATAGCCAAATGGAAGAAAAGGTCGTTGCACGAACTAATGATTTAGAAGAATCACTAAAGCAATTAAAACAAACGCAAAATCATTTAGTCGAATCAGAAAAAATGGCTTCATTAGGTCGGTTAGTTGCAGGTGTTGCCCATGAACTTAATACCCCCCTAGGTGTGAGTGTTACAGCCTCTTCAAATCTACTTGAATTAATCGAGCAACTCCGTGTAGCTTTCGAAGCACAAACTCTGACTCGTAAAGATTTTGTCTCTAGTATTGCGAATATTAATGAGGCAGGTTCTATTGTTTACCGTAACTTAAATAGAGCAGCCGAACTTGTCGCAAACTTTAAACTAGTCGCTGTTGATACTAGTAACGATGAAGAACGCGAAATTAATCTAAAAGACTATTTAACCGATTTAATCAGCAGTTTATCCCCAGCTCTCAAAAAGGGTCATCATTCTATCCAGATTGATTGTAGTGATGACTTAGTGATCAAGGTTGACCCTGGTGTTATCGCACATATATTCACCAATCTTATTTTAAACTCTTTAATACATGCCTTTGAAGATACACAAGAAGGTGAGATAACGATTACTGCAGAGCTTGAA